Proteins found in one Hippopotamus amphibius kiboko isolate mHipAmp2 chromosome 12, mHipAmp2.hap2, whole genome shotgun sequence genomic segment:
- the RERG gene encoding ras-related and estrogen-regulated growth inhibitor isoform X4, giving the protein MMILQPSSQTTWIQILAALESLVVRFLTKRFIWEYDPTLESTYRHQATIDDEVVTMEILDTAGQEDTIQREGHMRWGEGFVLVYDITDRGSFEEVLPLKNILDEIKKPKNVTLILVGNKADLDHSRQVSTEEGEKLATELACAFYECSACTGEGNITEIFYELCREVRRRRMVQGKTRRRSSTTHVKQAINKMLTKISS; this is encoded by the exons CTCTTGTAGTGAGATTTCTGACCAAACGATTCATCTGGGAATATGATCCCACCCTCG AATCAACCTACCGACACCAAGCAACCATTGATGATGAAGTTGTCACCATGGAGATACTAGATACTGCTGGCCAG GAAGACACTATTCAGAGGGAAGGACACATGCGATGGGGGGAAGGCTTTGTGCTGGTCTATGACATTACTGACCGAGGAAGTTTTGAGGAAGTGCTGCCGCTTAAGAACATCCTGGATGAGATCAAAAAGCCCAAGAATGTGACTCTCATCTTGGTCGGAAACAAAGCTGACTTGGACCACTCCAGACAGGTTAGTACAGAAGAAGGGGAGAAGCTGGCCACAGAGTTGGCATGTGCTTTTTATGAGTGTTCTGCCTGTACCGGGGAAGGAAACATCACCGAGATTTTCTACGAGCTGTGTCGAGAGGTACGCCGCCGGAGAATGGTCCAGGGCAAGACAAGGCGACGCAGTTCCACCACACACGTCAAACAAGCCATTAACAAGATGCTCACCAAAATCAGCAGTTAG
- the RERG gene encoding ras-related and estrogen-regulated growth inhibitor isoform X1 — protein sequence MAKSAEVKLAIFGRAGVGKSALVVRFLTKRFIWEYDPTLENVSAMYYACVNDHYTWLMAESTYRHQATIDDEVVTMEILDTAGQEDTIQREGHMRWGEGFVLVYDITDRGSFEEVLPLKNILDEIKKPKNVTLILVGNKADLDHSRQVSTEEGEKLATELACAFYECSACTGEGNITEIFYELCREVRRRRMVQGKTRRRSSTTHVKQAINKMLTKISS from the exons CTCTTGTAGTGAGATTTCTGACCAAACGATTCATCTGGGAATATGATCCCACCCTCG aaaatgtgtCTGCAATGTACTATGCCTGTGTCAATGATCATTACACGTGGCTGATGGCAG AATCAACCTACCGACACCAAGCAACCATTGATGATGAAGTTGTCACCATGGAGATACTAGATACTGCTGGCCAG GAAGACACTATTCAGAGGGAAGGACACATGCGATGGGGGGAAGGCTTTGTGCTGGTCTATGACATTACTGACCGAGGAAGTTTTGAGGAAGTGCTGCCGCTTAAGAACATCCTGGATGAGATCAAAAAGCCCAAGAATGTGACTCTCATCTTGGTCGGAAACAAAGCTGACTTGGACCACTCCAGACAGGTTAGTACAGAAGAAGGGGAGAAGCTGGCCACAGAGTTGGCATGTGCTTTTTATGAGTGTTCTGCCTGTACCGGGGAAGGAAACATCACCGAGATTTTCTACGAGCTGTGTCGAGAGGTACGCCGCCGGAGAATGGTCCAGGGCAAGACAAGGCGACGCAGTTCCACCACACACGTCAAACAAGCCATTAACAAGATGCTCACCAAAATCAGCAGTTAG
- the RERG gene encoding ras-related and estrogen-regulated growth inhibitor isoform X2 has protein sequence MMILQPSSQTTWIQILAALESLVVRFLTKRFIWEYDPTLENVSAMYYACVNDHYTWLMAESTYRHQATIDDEVVTMEILDTAGQEDTIQREGHMRWGEGFVLVYDITDRGSFEEVLPLKNILDEIKKPKNVTLILVGNKADLDHSRQVSTEEGEKLATELACAFYECSACTGEGNITEIFYELCREVRRRRMVQGKTRRRSSTTHVKQAINKMLTKISS, from the exons CTCTTGTAGTGAGATTTCTGACCAAACGATTCATCTGGGAATATGATCCCACCCTCG aaaatgtgtCTGCAATGTACTATGCCTGTGTCAATGATCATTACACGTGGCTGATGGCAG AATCAACCTACCGACACCAAGCAACCATTGATGATGAAGTTGTCACCATGGAGATACTAGATACTGCTGGCCAG GAAGACACTATTCAGAGGGAAGGACACATGCGATGGGGGGAAGGCTTTGTGCTGGTCTATGACATTACTGACCGAGGAAGTTTTGAGGAAGTGCTGCCGCTTAAGAACATCCTGGATGAGATCAAAAAGCCCAAGAATGTGACTCTCATCTTGGTCGGAAACAAAGCTGACTTGGACCACTCCAGACAGGTTAGTACAGAAGAAGGGGAGAAGCTGGCCACAGAGTTGGCATGTGCTTTTTATGAGTGTTCTGCCTGTACCGGGGAAGGAAACATCACCGAGATTTTCTACGAGCTGTGTCGAGAGGTACGCCGCCGGAGAATGGTCCAGGGCAAGACAAGGCGACGCAGTTCCACCACACACGTCAAACAAGCCATTAACAAGATGCTCACCAAAATCAGCAGTTAG
- the RERG gene encoding ras-related and estrogen-regulated growth inhibitor isoform X3 produces the protein MAKSAEVKLAIFGRAGVGKSALVVRFLTKRFIWEYDPTLESTYRHQATIDDEVVTMEILDTAGQEDTIQREGHMRWGEGFVLVYDITDRGSFEEVLPLKNILDEIKKPKNVTLILVGNKADLDHSRQVSTEEGEKLATELACAFYECSACTGEGNITEIFYELCREVRRRRMVQGKTRRRSSTTHVKQAINKMLTKISS, from the exons CTCTTGTAGTGAGATTTCTGACCAAACGATTCATCTGGGAATATGATCCCACCCTCG AATCAACCTACCGACACCAAGCAACCATTGATGATGAAGTTGTCACCATGGAGATACTAGATACTGCTGGCCAG GAAGACACTATTCAGAGGGAAGGACACATGCGATGGGGGGAAGGCTTTGTGCTGGTCTATGACATTACTGACCGAGGAAGTTTTGAGGAAGTGCTGCCGCTTAAGAACATCCTGGATGAGATCAAAAAGCCCAAGAATGTGACTCTCATCTTGGTCGGAAACAAAGCTGACTTGGACCACTCCAGACAGGTTAGTACAGAAGAAGGGGAGAAGCTGGCCACAGAGTTGGCATGTGCTTTTTATGAGTGTTCTGCCTGTACCGGGGAAGGAAACATCACCGAGATTTTCTACGAGCTGTGTCGAGAGGTACGCCGCCGGAGAATGGTCCAGGGCAAGACAAGGCGACGCAGTTCCACCACACACGTCAAACAAGCCATTAACAAGATGCTCACCAAAATCAGCAGTTAG